Proteins co-encoded in one Bacteroidota bacterium genomic window:
- a CDS encoding T9SS type A sorting domain-containing protein, whose product MKKGTSSQNLLISTRLMSTFVFIIFLLCFGNVKAQLLQWNTFGNAGTETTEPSVANDANIAGPVNLTNGGGFTHAANANRYGGNNWFNTGNTVAGSTIAEAIAGNDYVQFVVTPNPGFSFTPTSFVFSWDKSGTGPKSVALRSSADGFAADLGTVLTAAIGTFNTITISGLTNLTTATTFRAYGYNGTATGGTGGFDIATNVVNVTLNGTTAPIVVPPTQLVIASISNQVAGAPFSITVESRDGSNVLSNVSAATGFTLSTNGNAGAIGGTTTGTIAIGTNSIVVSGVTLASAGSGATITATRTSGDVLTAGTSNTFNVTAASTPTIVVSGSLTAFLTAVSTQSSSQSYTVSGTDLTTDIVITPPANFKIRTGVAAFSSSTINLTPSSGTVGSTTIDVLYEPGVAGPHSGTITHASTGAITENQAVSGATLANEPTIASTTSIGAITSATAVVNFTGGNGARRIVVARPTSAVSFVPTDNVSPSGVSNDFSVAVDQGSGNKIVYDGTGTTVTVNNLSAGTTYHFAVYEYNGTSGVENYFATAGTANTTLPGPIIYTTIGATYTQDFNSLPLAGTYSYSGQGSGPFFTSVAPINAASSVGWQHARIAGSTVDAKFSFDNGTANSGSTFSYGTAAAADRALGVLASGSNINRIGAVIRNNTGSTLSYINITYVGEQWRYGAGVANTLTFGYQVGGTDISTGSFTAVSGLDFTSPVTSGGSGIRDGNLSINRTNKSATVALGTPWLDGTDLVIRWEDIDNSGSDDGLGIDDFNFSASAIAAPVQLAITSVNGGSSPTINVPFNVTVTAVDNSNFPQNVIANTDVTLSLNTGTGAFGGTLTGTILAGTSSIVITGVTYNTAEAGVSITASRTAGDVLTSGNSSSFTVLGAADHLEFVGFPLTGGTNNNLSTFTVEARRSDNSVDVNYTGNITLSIASGPGVISGTLVKAAVAGIATFTNIKLDLVGNYTLDASASGLTSATSATIAISAAPYMTELVVPQYMGAKTDPVLNLNNTRTPVAVCVQFFNLNPSAAYDLKAGMALTSEGSTGYGAGNWWDGALFGQNNLQNAFTTDASGNTGPVWVYLQPSGNASRFGAGQIHNVRIGVTLHAASMPSNPQFIGSKTITSLDVATIPLTVSTADDGAYLTGRSAICAEGKHVLLYDNTAGTGNPLYSFLIRQASVTNGSSSELPTAVNEIWSQSGSSVAGDFAAIIPIGANNPNGVRRIESRNEDNSVFGASTDADGDWPSSASTTTVLSKAVVALTQSDAPAINFALPTCVVATANNITCPTGVSLSWPSSGACDTYLVNFGTDNPPTDMLLGLNVGTSLSYNLPVLASNTPYFYQIVSVNVFGQASGCTIGTFTTGSSFTVTPTQSPSSYTETMDNGVTPPALPCGMTSSNENFPVDAFTWYTSTTAPNGGSRHLAIDKNTNNTTAKDDWVYSAPMNLTAGKLYRIYFNYRVSNAANPEQFELFVSNSADAATMTSTSSVKQLTGLTNLTYVLDSTADIIPLLNGIHYYGIHANSAAGAASLYIDDIQVKEIPVAALDPGSCITIPSLYDQLLVQPIYGAQDYKFKIENLGISYSYEFTRNLAIPDFRLKWAPGVVYGETYDVSVSYKKNNIWSPYGASCPVTMGPFPTTQLRGASCGATLTDLYTPLYIDSVGGANDYEYKIVQNTLAYDHTWMRGAPVLDYRLYWAYQTSPLLVERVQFGFTYDVQVRALVGRTGPAQGNLPGTLGTFGPVCTVTLSGQPQTQLVAAPGPQQSCGKLLTNITEQIFCIPVVGASNYRYTAVNAALGYNATADRNSTVNDFRLNWLPTVGGIGLRYATTYDITVQNNVGGVWSTAGTMCQVTTPPQPLTELQPAYCLYTLPTFSTPIYCNSVPAATNYRYHITGPMGYDKTITRNSGGTDFRFTWTLVCCGGQNVLPNTPYTVEVASYAGGVWSAYGNPCTVTTSATVPRYNPFLAEEGKVEAAAAELGLSVYPNPSAVNETYYIELNGIQQANEKVAINIYNVLGAKVYSTQVITKEENRLVLQPENTLAAGVYTVEAQINGTVSRVKFVVK is encoded by the coding sequence ATGAAAAAAGGTACCTCCTCTCAAAATCTCTTGATATCAACAAGACTGATGTCAACATTTGTCTTTATTATTTTTCTACTTTGCTTTGGCAATGTGAAGGCGCAGCTACTTCAATGGAATACATTTGGTAATGCAGGAACAGAAACAACTGAGCCGAGTGTGGCCAACGATGCGAATATAGCAGGTCCCGTGAATTTAACTAACGGAGGAGGTTTTACACACGCAGCAAATGCCAACCGATATGGAGGTAACAATTGGTTTAATACTGGAAATACAGTTGCCGGTAGTACCATTGCAGAAGCAATTGCCGGCAATGATTATGTTCAATTTGTTGTTACTCCCAATCCAGGATTTTCATTTACACCAACCTCTTTTGTATTTAGCTGGGATAAATCAGGAACAGGTCCTAAAAGTGTAGCACTACGATCTAGTGCTGACGGCTTTGCAGCTGACTTAGGAACCGTTCTTACTGCAGCAATTGGTACATTTAATACGATTACCATTTCTGGCTTAACTAACTTAACTACAGCTACCACTTTTCGAGCCTATGGCTACAATGGTACAGCTACAGGAGGTACCGGTGGTTTTGATATTGCAACGAATGTTGTGAATGTTACCCTTAATGGTACTACTGCACCAATTGTTGTTCCTCCTACGCAGTTAGTAATTGCGAGTATTTCGAATCAAGTAGCAGGCGCACCTTTTTCAATTACTGTTGAATCTAGAGACGGAAGTAATGTACTAAGCAATGTTTCTGCAGCTACTGGTTTTACCTTATCAACTAATGGAAATGCTGGGGCTATTGGTGGTACAACCACCGGAACAATTGCAATAGGAACTAATTCAATTGTTGTTAGTGGAGTTACTTTGGCAAGTGCAGGTTCAGGAGCAACTATTACTGCTACCCGAACCTCTGGGGATGTGCTAACAGCAGGAACAAGTAATACATTTAATGTAACAGCAGCATCAACTCCAACTATAGTAGTATCAGGAAGTTTAACAGCGTTTCTAACCGCCGTTAGCACACAAAGTAGTTCACAGTCATATACAGTTTCGGGAACCGATTTAACTACTGATATCGTAATAACCCCACCAGCGAATTTTAAAATTAGAACAGGTGTCGCTGCTTTTTCAAGTAGCACTATAAATTTAACTCCTTCATCAGGTACAGTTGGTTCAACAACAATTGATGTATTGTATGAGCCGGGAGTTGCGGGACCACATTCAGGAACTATTACACATGCTAGTACCGGAGCAATCACCGAAAACCAAGCAGTATCCGGAGCAACTTTAGCCAATGAACCAACTATAGCTTCAACAACAAGCATCGGCGCCATTACCTCAGCTACAGCTGTTGTTAATTTTACTGGAGGTAACGGGGCAAGAAGAATTGTTGTAGCTCGTCCAACCTCAGCTGTTTCTTTTGTACCTACTGATAATGTTTCTCCAAGTGGAGTAAGTAATGATTTTTCAGTTGCTGTTGACCAAGGTTCTGGTAATAAAATAGTATACGATGGAACTGGTACCACCGTAACAGTAAACAACTTATCAGCCGGAACTACTTATCATTTTGCTGTTTATGAATACAACGGAACTTCAGGTGTTGAGAATTACTTTGCAACGGCTGGAACAGCAAACACTACTTTACCGGGTCCAATTATTTATACAACAATTGGTGCAACTTACACTCAAGATTTTAATAGTCTTCCATTAGCGGGAACCTATTCATATAGTGGACAAGGTTCTGGTCCATTTTTTACCTCTGTAGCGCCAATTAATGCTGCTTCCTCTGTGGGTTGGCAACATGCTAGAATTGCTGGGTCAACAGTTGATGCAAAATTTTCATTTGATAATGGAACAGCAAACTCAGGTTCAACATTTAGTTATGGAACAGCTGCTGCAGCTGATAGAGCTTTAGGTGTGCTTGCTTCCGGTTCTAACATAAATAGAATAGGAGCTGTGATTCGTAATAATACAGGTTCAACCTTGTCTTACATTAATATTACTTATGTGGGTGAACAATGGCGTTACGGTGCGGGTGTAGCAAATACACTAACGTTCGGATACCAAGTTGGGGGAACAGATATTTCAACGGGATCATTTACTGCTGTAAGCGGATTAGATTTTACTTCTCCCGTAACTAGTGGTGGATCCGGCATACGTGATGGAAATCTTTCTATTAATAGAACTAATAAATCAGCAACAGTTGCTTTGGGTACACCTTGGTTAGACGGTACTGATTTAGTAATTCGTTGGGAAGATATTGATAACAGCGGTAGTGATGATGGATTAGGAATTGATGATTTTAACTTTTCTGCATCCGCAATTGCAGCCCCTGTTCAATTAGCTATAACAAGTGTGAACGGTGGAAGTAGCCCAACTATTAACGTACCTTTTAATGTAACTGTGACTGCAGTTGACAATTCAAATTTTCCACAAAATGTTATTGCTAATACAGATGTGACTCTTAGCTTAAATACAGGAACTGGAGCATTTGGAGGAACACTAACAGGTACCATTTTAGCGGGAACAAGTTCAATCGTCATTACTGGAGTTACCTACAATACTGCAGAAGCAGGAGTTAGCATAACAGCATCTCGCACTGCAGGCGATGTTTTGACTTCAGGAAACAGCTCTTCATTTACAGTTTTGGGTGCAGCTGATCATTTAGAATTTGTTGGCTTTCCGCTAACTGGAGGAACAAATAATAACCTTTCTACTTTTACAGTTGAAGCAAGAAGAAGCGACAACTCGGTAGATGTAAATTATACCGGAAATATTACATTGAGCATTGCTTCTGGTCCTGGAGTAATTTCCGGAACACTAGTTAAAGCCGCAGTTGCCGGTATTGCTACCTTTACGAATATTAAGTTGGATTTAGTTGGTAATTACACCTTAGATGCATCTGCATCCGGTTTAACTTCAGCAACATCAGCTACAATAGCTATTTCAGCAGCTCCTTACATGACCGAATTAGTGGTTCCTCAATATATGGGAGCAAAAACGGATCCTGTATTAAACTTAAACAATACACGAACTCCAGTTGCTGTTTGTGTTCAATTTTTTAACCTAAACCCTAGTGCAGCCTATGATTTAAAAGCAGGTATGGCTTTAACATCCGAAGGTTCTACCGGTTATGGAGCAGGAAATTGGTGGGATGGCGCTTTGTTTGGACAAAATAATCTTCAAAATGCATTCACGACCGATGCATCCGGAAACACAGGACCGGTTTGGGTGTATTTACAACCATCTGGAAATGCTTCAAGATTTGGAGCCGGGCAAATACACAATGTGAGAATTGGAGTTACCTTACACGCAGCATCAATGCCTTCAAATCCACAATTTATTGGTTCTAAAACTATTACTTCTTTAGATGTTGCAACTATTCCTTTAACTGTATCCACTGCGGATGATGGAGCATATTTAACAGGACGTTCTGCAATTTGTGCTGAAGGAAAACATGTTTTACTTTATGATAACACTGCCGGAACTGGAAATCCATTATACTCTTTTTTAATTCGACAAGCTTCTGTAACCAATGGATCTTCTTCTGAGTTACCTACTGCTGTGAATGAAATTTGGTCGCAATCGGGATCAAGTGTTGCAGGTGATTTTGCTGCAATAATTCCAATTGGCGCAAATAATCCAAATGGAGTTCGTAGAATTGAATCTCGTAATGAAGATAATAGCGTATTTGGAGCTTCAACTGATGCAGATGGAGATTGGCCAAGTTCAGCAAGTACAACAACAGTTTTAAGTAAGGCGGTTGTTGCACTAACGCAATCTGATGCTCCTGCTATTAATTTTGCTCTTCCAACTTGTGTTGTAGCAACGGCTAATAATATTACTTGTCCAACAGGTGTATCGCTTTCATGGCCGAGCTCAGGTGCTTGCGATACTTATTTAGTTAATTTCGGAACCGATAATCCTCCTACTGATATGCTTTTAGGCTTGAATGTTGGAACTTCATTAAGTTATAATTTACCGGTTTTAGCAAGTAATACACCTTACTTCTATCAGATAGTTTCAGTGAATGTATTTGGACAGGCTAGTGGATGTACCATAGGTACCTTTACTACAGGTTCTAGCTTTACAGTTACACCTACCCAATCACCTTCTTCGTATACCGAAACTATGGATAATGGCGTAACACCTCCTGCATTACCTTGTGGAATGACAAGTTCAAACGAAAATTTCCCGGTTGATGCATTTACCTGGTATACTAGTACCACTGCACCAAATGGTGGTAGCCGCCATTTAGCTATTGATAAAAACACCAACAATACAACTGCAAAAGATGATTGGGTGTATTCTGCTCCAATGAATTTAACGGCTGGAAAACTATATAGAATTTATTTCAATTACCGTGTTAGCAATGCTGCTAATCCAGAACAGTTTGAACTATTTGTAAGTAATTCTGCAGATGCAGCTACAATGACTTCTACTTCTTCTGTTAAACAACTAACTGGTTTAACCAATTTAACTTACGTGCTTGACTCAACAGCTGATATTATTCCTTTGTTAAACGGAATTCATTATTACGGAATTCATGCGAATAGTGCAGCTGGTGCAGCTAGTTTGTATATCGATGATATTCAAGTAAAAGAAATTCCAGTTGCTGCGCTTGATCCGGGATCATGTATTACTATTCCGAGCTTGTATGATCAACTTTTAGTACAACCAATTTATGGTGCTCAAGATTATAAATTTAAAATTGAAAATTTGGGAATTAGCTACAGCTATGAATTTACCCGTAATCTCGCTATTCCTGATTTCCGCTTGAAATGGGCACCGGGTGTAGTTTATGGTGAAACCTATGATGTTTCTGTTTCTTATAAAAAGAATAACATATGGAGTCCATACGGTGCTTCATGCCCAGTAACCATGGGCCCTTTCCCAACAACTCAATTACGCGGTGCATCTTGTGGAGCAACCCTTACTGATTTATACACTCCATTGTATATTGACTCAGTAGGTGGAGCAAACGATTACGAATACAAAATTGTACAAAACACATTAGCATACGACCATACTTGGATGCGTGGTGCACCAGTATTAGACTACCGTTTGTATTGGGCATATCAAACATCACCACTATTGGTTGAGCGTGTACAATTTGGATTTACCTACGATGTACAAGTACGTGCTTTAGTAGGACGCACAGGACCTGCACAAGGAAACTTACCTGGAACATTGGGAACCTTTGGACCGGTTTGTACAGTAACCTTGAGTGGTCAACCACAAACACAACTAGTAGCAGCTCCAGGTCCACAGCAATCATGCGGTAAATTATTGACCAACATTACCGAACAGATATTCTGTATCCCGGTAGTAGGAGCAAGCAATTATCGCTATACTGCAGTAAATGCAGCCTTGGGTTACAATGCAACCGCCGATCGTAATTCAACTGTAAATGATTTCCGATTAAACTGGTTACCAACCGTTGGTGGAATAGGATTACGTTATGCAACTACTTACGACATCACGGTTCAAAACAATGTGGGTGGAGTATGGAGCACAGCAGGAACAATGTGTCAGGTAACAACACCGCCACAACCGCTTACAGAGTTGCAACCTGCTTATTGCTTGTATACTTTACCAACCTTTAGTACTCCAATTTACTGCAACTCGGTACCAGCCGCTACTAATTACCGTTACCATATAACAGGACCAATGGGATATGACAAAACAATTACCCGAAACTCAGGTGGAACTGATTTCCGATTTACTTGGACTTTGGTATGTTGTGGAGGACAAAATGTATTGCCAAATACACCTTACACAGTTGAGGTAGCAAGTTATGCAGGAGGAGTTTGGAGTGCTTATGGTAATCCATGTACAGTAACAACCAGTGCAACTGTACCACGTTACAATCCATTCTTAGCTGAAGAAGGAAAAGTTGAAGCTGCTGCTGCAGAATTAGGATTAAGTGTATATCCAAATCCATCAGCAGTAAATGAAACTTACTACATTGAGTTAAATGGAATACAACAAGCTAACGAAAAAGTTGCTATCAACATTTACAATGTGTTGGGAGCAAAAGTTTACAGCACACAAGTAATCACCAAAGAAGAGAATCGATTGGTACTACAACCGGAGAA